In one Kwoniella botswanensis chromosome 3, complete sequence genomic region, the following are encoded:
- a CDS encoding threonine-tRNA ligase: MSSAAHPVHSSSEPAKPAEGLEPVTPGASATQVNKKQGGGDKPNKKEKKEKKGGGGEPLELNPPPEFFAERIQIYDKYKAEYEEFVAKQERVAITVTLPDGKKIEGKAWETTPLEIARGISPGLADKVIIAKVNNQELWDLTRPLESSCDLKLLDFDSPDNNYEARQVFWHSSAHVLGEACERRFDGCCLGYGPPLEEGGFFYDMSLAGGRTVSQEDYKGIEDVCKIAVKEKQPFERLELPKETLLEMFKYNKYKQHYINDKVPDGTRTTVYKCGPLIDLCLGPHVPHTGRIKSLAVTKNSSSYFLGDAKNDTFQRVYGMSFPDNDRMKEYKKYLEEAAKRDHRKIGKDQELFVFNDLSPGSAFFLPHGMRIYNTLMNFIKAEYFKRGFSEVGSPNIFNSKLWETSGHWQNYSEDMFKLKVDEDTFAMKPMNCPGHCVIFDSRERSYKELPLRYAEFGVLHRNEASGALSGLTRVRRFVQDDAHIFCTPDQVESELYGAFEFLDAVYKPFGFTYKVGLSTRNPKKWMGDLALWDKAEATLREVLEKKVPGKWHVNEEDAAFYGPKLDFQLTDALKRNWQCGTIQLDFNLPERFNLKYHSAEQASDSTPGAQFARPVMIHRAILGSLERFIAIITESSGGKWPFWLSPRQVVVIPVAKAYVEYAQQVSKRFTEAGLYAEADLSDNTLNKKIRNAQTAQWNFIMVVGQDELDSQSVNIRNRDDEVQGREETVKLDVAVKKLSALKESKAAISKL, translated from the exons ATGTCGTCTGCCGCTCACCCGGttcattcatcttccgagCCCGCCAAACCTGCAGAGGGCTTGGAGCCTGTCACCCCCGGAGCTTCCGCTACCCAGGTCAACAAGAAGCAAGGCGGAGGTGACAAACCGAacaaaaaagaaaagaaagagaagaaaggtggtggtggtgagcCCTTAGAACTTAATCCTCCACCGGAATTCTTCGCGGAGAGGATCCAGATTTACGACAAGTACAAGGCGGAATACGAAGAATTTGTAGCTA AGCAAGAACGAGTCGCCATCACCGTTACACTTCctgatggaaagaagatcgaaggtAAGGCATGGGAGACTACTCCATTAGAAATCGCTAGAGGAATTTCACCTGGATTGGCGGATAAAGTGATAATTGCGAAAGTGAATAACCAAGAATTATGGGATCTCACTCGACCCTTGGAATCCTCTTGCGACTTGAAATTACTCGATTTTGACTCGCCCGATAACAACTATGAAGCACGACAAGTGTTCTGGCACTCGTCTGCGCATGTGTTAGGTGAAGCTTGTGAGAGGagatttgatggatgttgtcTTGGTTATGGACCGCCTTTAGAGGAAGGTGGTTTCTTTTATGATATGAGTTTGGCAGGTGGTAGAACAGTCAGTCAAGAGGATTATAAAGGTATAGAAGATGTTTGTAAGATTGCGGTCAAAGAGAAACAACCTTTCGAAAGACTGGAATTACCAAAAGAAACTTTATTGGAGATGTTCAAG TACAATAAATACAAACAACACTATATCAACGACAAAGTACCTGATGGAACCAGAACCACTGTATACAAATGTGGTCCTTTGATAGATTTATGTCTCGGTCCTCATGTTCCTCATACAGGTAGAATCAAGTCTCTTGCTGttaccaag AACTCATCTTCTTATTTCCTCGGTGATGCTAAAAATGATACCTTCCAACGAGTGTACGGAATGTCCTTCCCCGATAACGACCGAATGAAGGAGTACAAGAAATACCTCGAAGAAGCTGCTAAGCGGGATCACAGAAAGATCGGTAAAGATCAGGAACTTTTCGTGTTCAACGATCTCAGTCCCGGAAGTGCTTTCTTCTTGCCTCACGGTATGAGAATCTACAACACCCTTATGAACTTCATCAAA GCTGAATACTTCAAACGAGGATTTTCAGAAG TCGGATCACCTAATATATTCAACTCTAAATTATGGGAGACTTCAGGACATTGGCAAAACTACTCTGAAGATATGTTCAAGCTCaaagtcgatgaagatacaTTCGCTATGAAACCTATGAACTGTCCAGGACATTGTGTGATTTTCGATTCTAGGGAAAGATCCTACAAGGAATTACCATTACGATATGCCGAATTTGGTGTCTTACATCGAAACGAAGCTAGTGGTGCTTTGTCTGGATTGACGAGAGTAAGAAGATTCGTACAAGATGACG CTCACATCTTCTGTACACCCGATCAAGTGGAATCTGAATTATACGGAGCTTTCGAATTTCTCGATGCTGTATACAAACCTTTCGGATTCACCTACAAAGTTGGCCTGTCCACCCGAAACCCAAAGAAATGGATGGGTGATCTTGCTTTGTGGGACAAGGCTGAGGCTACTTTGAGAGAAGTACTGGAAAAGAAAGTTCCAGGTAAATGGCACGTTaatgaggaagatgctgCTTTCTATGGTCCAAAG CTCGATTTCCAACTGACCGACGCATTGAAACGAAACTGGCAATGTGGTACCATCCAG CTCGATTTCAACCTTCCCGAGCGATTCAACCTCAAATATCACTCTGCTGAACAAGCTTCTGACTCCACCCCTGGTGCTCAATTCGCTCGACCTGTGATGATTCACCGAGCTATCTTAGGTTCTTTGGAAAGGTTCATCGCTATCATTACTGAATCTTCGGGTGGTaaatg GCCATTCTGGTTATCACCCCGACAAGTCGTCGTCATCCCCGTTGCTAAAGCATACGTCGAATATGCTCAACAAGTATCCAAACGATTTACCGAAGCTGGATTATACGCCGAAGCGGACCTGAGTGATAACACTttgaacaagaagatcagGAATGCTCAAACTGCTCAATGGAACTTTATCATGG TTGTTGgtcaagatgaattggattcTCAATCTGTCAACATCCGAAATAGGGATGACGAAGTACAAGGTAGAGAGGAGACTGTTAAACTTGATGTGGCAGTTAAGAAGTTGTCTGCGTTGAAGGAAAGTAAAGCTGCTATAAGTAAACTTTAG